In the Natronincola ferrireducens genome, AATATATGGATGCTAGAGAAGTACTACAAAAAGCACTGGAATTAAATGTAGCCTTTGTACCAGGAGGTTCCTTCTTCCCTAACGGAGGCAAAGAAAATACCTTCAGGCTTAATTATTCTAATATGTCAGAAGAAAAAATACAAATAGGTATTGAAAGACTAGGTAAGGTCTTAAGAGAAATGCTGACTGAGAAAACGGTATAAAAAAATCGCGAGTGGTATAAAAAACCACTCGCTTCTATTGTAAGGGGGAGATTGGGATGAATAAAATGTTGTGTTGTGGGGGCTATCTAGTTATAGGATTACCCATAACAAAAGAATATATACAATAAATTTAAAAAAATAATAAAATTAATTTGTACTGGGTTTTGAAAAGCTTTTACTACTTATAATGAATAGAATTTACTATTGAGAGAAAAAATATTTGCAAAAAACATATCCAAGTGATATAATATCGTAATGTGAGAAAATCATTTCTCTACCCTGTAAAAACAGGGTCGCTCAAGTCCAGAGGGAGGTGAAATTATGAATAAGTATGAATTGCTTTGTATTTTTGAAGCAACTACAGAAGAAGAAAAAAGAAATCAGCTTTTAGATAAGTTCAAAGGTATCATTGAGGTTGATGGTGAAGTAGAAAATGTTGATGAGTGGGGATTAAGAAAATTAGCTTATGAAATCAACAAGGAAAAAGAAGGATACTATGTATTGGTTAACTTCACTACAAATCCTGATACACCAAAAGAGCTTGACAGAAATCTAAAAATTGCTGATGAAGTCATTCGTCATATGATTACTAGAATAGAAGAATAATTAATAAACAGGTGGTGGAATTATGAATAGTGTAGTGTTAATTGGACGACTTGCAAGAGACCCAGAACTGCGTTTTACTGCAAGCGGAAAAGCTGTTGCCACCTTTAGTATTGCAGTTAATAGACCCTTTTCAAAAACAAATGAAGCAGACTTTTTTAACATTGTAGTATGGGGAAAGACTGCTGAAAATTGCGCAAATTATTTAGCCAAGGGTAGATTGGTAGCTATCGAAGGTAGATTACAATCTAGATCCTATGAAACCCAAACTGGGGAAAAAAGATATATTACAGAAGTAGTAGCAAATCAAGTAGAGTTTTTGGAATGGGGTAACAAAGAAAACAAAGCGAATACCAACATGCCTAATAAAGTTGAAGACTTTGGAAATGCTGATATAGATTTAGATGATTTTCAAGCCATGGACGAAGAAGATGGTGTTCCATTCTAAAGAGAAGGAGGGAGCAGAATGGTAAATAATAGACGAAAACGTAAAACTAAAAAGAAAGTTTGTGCTTTCTGTGCTGATAAAAACAATCGTATAAATTATAAAGAAATTCAAAGATTGAAAAAGTACATTACAGAAAGAGGTAAAATCTTACCTAGAAGAATTTCTGGAAACTGTTCAATTCATCAAAGAGATTTAACAATTGCTATTAAAAGAGCAAGACATATGGCATTACTACCATATACAGTAGACTAAATAACAATTAGGAAGCAGATAGAATCCTGCTTCCTTTTTAATTTCCTTATTTACATTAAAACAATAAAATCAAATTCCTTTTCCTATTAATATATTTTTAGGCTCCATAATATATATAACCTATAGACGAAGGCCTCTAGCAAACAATACCTAGCTTCTCTTTAAAAAGAATAGGTGCTTTTTATTGCTTATTTAAAGGCTGTGTTAAAGATAGATGTTGCTATTGTATAAATAAAGTCATGACAAGATGCTGAGGGATTGTCCCTCTGAGGATAGGGAAGAGTCTTAGATCCTTCGGTGCCCTCACAATGACACAACCTCCAGAATTCATACAATGCTAAAATCAACAGTAGCGTTTAACAGAGCCTATTTAAATGAAAATAAGTTTTAAAGCTATAGAGGAGAGTTTTTTAGAAGCATTAAAAACTATAATAGGGGGATAAGGAATGATCCAGAAAAAAACAATATTTGTTTTAATGATAATGTTGCTGATAATAGCTGTAAAAGCTTCTGCTATAGAGGACTATAACCATAGCTATCAAAAGGTAAAGGCTATTGTTATTGAGGAAGAAACCATAAAAGATACAGAAATGAAAGTACAGATTATTAAGGCCAAAATAATAAAGGGTTTCTTCAAAGATAAAGTTGTTGAATTTAACCATCCATTAATTGAAGGATCTAGATATAATATTCCCCTAAGTGAAAATATGAAGATTTTTTTAAGTATTCAAGTTGAGGGGAAGGAATTGGTGGGGGTGGGATTTATTGATGTCATTAGAGATTTCCATCTTAAGTTGTTATTTTTACTGTTTTTTATTTTGTTAATTATATTTGGAGGCTTTAAAGGATTTCGGTCGTTTATTGCTTTATTAATAACAGCTTTATGTATTGGTTATATCTTTATTCCCCTAATAATAAAGGGTCACAACTTTATTTTAACCACCGTTATTGTAAGTACTATTATTGTTATGAGTAGCTTTATCCTTATTAGTGGTTTTACTCGAAAAAGCTTGACGGCTATTTTGGGAACAATAGGAGGAACCATGACATCGGCTATTTTAGCAATATACTTTGGCAACAAAATCTATCTTACGGGAATCTCCGATGAAATGTTGGAGCTATTGGTGGCGTATTCCAGCTATACCATAGATTATAGAGGACTTTTATATAGTGGAATTATTATTGGGGCTCTGGGAGCAGTAATGGACGTTAGTATGACCATTACCTCAGTTGTTTGCGAAATAAAAAGTAAAACCCCCAAAATAAGAATAAGAACCTTGTTTTTTTCAGGACTATCGGTGGGAAGAGATATTATGGCCACCATGACAAATACACTAATACTTGCTTACGTGGGAACATCTTTACCCCTTCTATTAATCTTTATATTTAGTGACATGCCCTTGATGGACATTGTCAATTCTCAGTACATAGCTTCAGAAATAATAAGATCCTTATGTGGTAGTATTGGCTTAATCCTTACAATACCTATTACTTCGGTGGTAGCAGCAATTAATAACTAATTGACAAAGGAATTCAAAGAAAATGATAGAATAGTTTTATAGTAGGTTGGGATAATTATAGTAAATAACTTAACAAACAAAGGAGATGGATTTATGAGTTATGTTATGGTGGGAGATAAGATAGTCAATAGCGAAGACATCTTAAAAGAAATTATAAAAGAATTTCACTTTAAAGAAGTAAAGGATTTAACAAAGGGATCTAGAAGAGAAGACACCCTAGTATTTCAAATTATTCAACAAGAGGAAGTCTTAAAACAGGAACTGGATTTGGAACTATCGGGAGAAGCTTTGTCCAAAGAAGAGGTTATAGAAGAAATGATGACCTTAGCCGATGAAAATATAACCTTTATAGAGGATGTTATTCCAGAAGGGTTTATCTCCTATGGCTACTCCTATCACTATGATGAGGGTTTGGGAGAAATAAAATCTATTTTTGTAGCAACAGATGAAGCAATTAGCGAAATGCGATTAAAAGATATCGTCAATAGAATATTAAACTCCATTGATTAAACCTCAAAATCCTCTTTTGAGGATTTTTTATATACAAAAAATTCTAAATTATTTTAATAAAATGATAATTAAAGTTTGAAATATTTAAAAAATTTTGATTTAATAGTAGTAAGACCAAAAACTATTACTTTGAAAGGGGAGAAGATTTTATGGGTACACCAATGTTAAAAATTAATTTGAGGGAAGCTACAGGGAAAAACAAGGTAGCCAAGGATAGAAGAGAGGGGAATATTCCAGGAACCTTATACAGTAAAGGTAAGGATACAAAATCCGTTTACTTAAAGGAAAAAGAAATGGAAAAAATTTTATCCCTCCAGGGGATTAGTGGCAAGGTAGGTTTAAGTTTAGAAGGAGAAAAGACCTATGCTATTATAAAGGAAATCCAAAGAGGTAATTTAAAGCAGGATTTATTGCATGTGGACTTTCAAACATTAGATGAAAACCAAAAAATCAAACTAACAGTTCCTATTCATATTTTGAACAAAGAAAAAGTAGAAACCTCCTATGAAATACTACAAGTACAGCTAAATGAAGTAGAAATTCAAACCTATCCAAGATATCTTCCAGAGAAGATAGAGGTGGATGCAGTTAAGTTAAAGGAACAAGATTACTTAACCTTAGCAGATCTAAATATTGTAGAAGATGAAAATATAGAGATATTAAATGATATGAATAGCATTATAGCAAATATTGTTTATGCCAATAAAGCAGAAGAACCCACTGAAGAAAGGGAAGAACTATAATATAAAAAGCAAAAGCGTCCTATTGGGCGCTTTTGTTTGTATTAAAATAGATGTTTTTGGAGATAATGGAATTTAAACAAAGAAAAACGAGGAGGAGTTTGATTTGATAAATTCCATTGAGAGTAATATTAGAAATGATAGAGGTACCAATGCCAATCACCGCTTAAGGGATGAGGGGTTTATTCCAGCAGTTATTTATGGAAAAAATATGAATACATTACCTATAGAAGTTGACAAGAGAGAGGTGGAGAACTTAATAAGATATGGTGGTGAAAATTCTCTTATAGAAATCAATATAGGTGGACAGCTTCAGACTGCTTACATAAAAGAAGTACAAAGAAGTCCAGTAACAAGACAAATCATGCATTTAGATTTTCAAAAGGTAAATGCAGATGAAAAAATCTATTTATCAATACCAGTAGTTTTGAAAGGTAGAGGTTTTGTAGAAAAAGGAGGCGCCGTAGTACAACAGCAAATAAGAGAATTGGAAATAGAATGTTCAGCAGCAAATATTCCTAAAAAAATTGAATTTGATATCTCTCATTTTAAGCCAGGAGATCTTTTAAAGGTGGCGGATATGGAATTTGGCCAAGAGTTTGCTGTGCTGGATGAATTACAATCAGTTATTGCATCAGTAGCAATGGCAGAAAAAGTTATTGATGATGAAGGAGAAGTTCCTTTAGAGGAGAAAATAGAGCCTAATGATAGAAAATAGCCGATAAGAAAGTTAGAAAAAAATCTAGGAAAAAAGAAGGATTTTCATAAAAGAAATAGAAAAATAATAACAATAAATAAATCATTAGGAGAGAAGTGATTGCCTTGGCTGCAAATAAAATTATTGATATAAACGAATATATAGCTAAAAAAAGCACAGACAAAGCAAAAAATAATTCTTTATATAAAAAAATTAGAACTGATTATGTGGAAGAAGAAGAAAGACAAAAAACCTTAAATCTATTTATGCGGGTTTTAGCAACAATGGAAAAAGAATCTTATAAGCAAATGACAGAAAAGTAGAGGCGGCCATAAGCAGACAATCAAAGGTTTGATTTATAGCTTTTGTGCCGGTGGCTTATAGAGGATGAAAAAACAAAATTCTTCTTAAATTGCCGATAATTAAGAAGAATTTTATCTTATCATAGCACATAGAAAATTATGTGCTTTTTTAAATTGAAAATAATATATGATTTTTGTAATGTCTTTCACCCCAACTTAAAAGAGTTACACACTCTTATAGTAAATCAGGTCAGTATAGGTTTCCTCTTTATAATGTTCATAGCGGGTGCCTGCCAAGACATAATTTTGTTTTTTTCTAAAAGACAAGGATGCGAAATTTGGTATTGGGCTAATAATAGTTTCGGCAAAAATATTATGAATGCCCTTTGATGTAATATCGTTTATTAGCGTTACATAAAGTCTACTCCCAATTCCATGTCCAGTTAGAGGAGCAAAAATAGCTGTCTTATCTATCACAACAAAGTTTTCTATATTAGCTTTATCAAAATTAGGATGCCAAAAAACCTCTTCTATCCAATTTGGATTATATTTTAACCATTGTTCTTTTGTATAAGCCATCAAAAAACCCACTATTTTATTGTTAAAAGACTCTGCTACATAAAAGTGATCCAATTCCAGTATGTTTTCTAGCAACTTTGTCTTATAAAATTT is a window encoding:
- the rpsR gene encoding 30S ribosomal protein S18; translated protein: MVNNRRKRKTKKKVCAFCADKNNRINYKEIQRLKKYITERGKILPRRISGNCSIHQRDLTIAIKRARHMALLPYTVD
- a CDS encoding YibE/F family protein, which translates into the protein MIQKKTIFVLMIMLLIIAVKASAIEDYNHSYQKVKAIVIEEETIKDTEMKVQIIKAKIIKGFFKDKVVEFNHPLIEGSRYNIPLSENMKIFLSIQVEGKELVGVGFIDVIRDFHLKLLFLLFFILLIIFGGFKGFRSFIALLITALCIGYIFIPLIIKGHNFILTTVIVSTIIVMSSFILISGFTRKSLTAILGTIGGTMTSAILAIYFGNKIYLTGISDEMLELLVAYSSYTIDYRGLLYSGIIIGALGAVMDVSMTITSVVCEIKSKTPKIRIRTLFFSGLSVGRDIMATMTNTLILAYVGTSLPLLLIFIFSDMPLMDIVNSQYIASEIIRSLCGSIGLILTIPITSVVAAINN
- a CDS encoding 50S ribosomal protein L25 translates to MINSIESNIRNDRGTNANHRLRDEGFIPAVIYGKNMNTLPIEVDKREVENLIRYGGENSLIEINIGGQLQTAYIKEVQRSPVTRQIMHLDFQKVNADEKIYLSIPVVLKGRGFVEKGGAVVQQQIRELEIECSAANIPKKIEFDISHFKPGDLLKVADMEFGQEFAVLDELQSVIASVAMAEKVIDDEGEVPLEEKIEPNDRK
- a CDS encoding 50S ribosomal protein L25, encoding MGTPMLKINLREATGKNKVAKDRREGNIPGTLYSKGKDTKSVYLKEKEMEKILSLQGISGKVGLSLEGEKTYAIIKEIQRGNLKQDLLHVDFQTLDENQKIKLTVPIHILNKEKVETSYEILQVQLNEVEIQTYPRYLPEKIEVDAVKLKEQDYLTLADLNIVEDENIEILNDMNSIIANIVYANKAEEPTEEREEL
- a CDS encoding GNAT family N-acetyltransferase, yielding MGKLMVGMNVIEKDPLVIEPKTFKTNLKVRKASPKDVQEIYHIACTVGKNKKDSTQGFLVDDYASDPKFYKTKLLENILELDHFYVAESFNNKIVGFLMAYTKEQWLKYNPNWIEEVFWHPNFDKANIENFVVIDKTAIFAPLTGHGIGSRLYVTLINDITSKGIHNIFAETIISPIPNFASLSFRKKQNYVLAGTRYEHYKEETYTDLIYYKSV
- the rpsF gene encoding 30S ribosomal protein S6; protein product: MNKYELLCIFEATTEEEKRNQLLDKFKGIIEVDGEVENVDEWGLRKLAYEINKEKEGYYVLVNFTTNPDTPKELDRNLKIADEVIRHMITRIEE
- a CDS encoding single-stranded DNA-binding protein, with product MNSVVLIGRLARDPELRFTASGKAVATFSIAVNRPFSKTNEADFFNIVVWGKTAENCANYLAKGRLVAIEGRLQSRSYETQTGEKRYITEVVANQVEFLEWGNKENKANTNMPNKVEDFGNADIDLDDFQAMDEEDGVPF